The genomic segment CGAGATCGCATGGGTGTATTCCATCTTCATGCCGCCATTGAGCGCGACCAGCGGCTGCCCGGCCACCGTGAACTCGACGACGAGCACGGAGCCTTCCTTGCCGGACGGGCCATCCGCAACGTTGCGCTGAACGTGCGTGATCGCCGAATTCGGGACCAGCGAGACGTAGAATTTTGCAGCGTCCTCGGCATCGCCGTTGAACCACATGCAGGGCACGAGCTTGGACATGATGAATGCTCCTCGTGAGGTCTATGGGTGTCTGCTCAGGCGTTCGCCAAGTCGGGCTGCAGAGGGGCGGCCGCAAGATCCATCCAGTTCACGCCCCACATGTGCCCGTCCGGATCCTCGAAGCTGCGGCCGTACATGAAGCTGTATTCGTCCTTCGGGCCGGGATCGGCCACCCCGCCCGCCGCCTCCGCCTTGCCGACGATCTCGTCGACCTCGTTGCGGCTGTCCGCGGACAGGCAAAACAGCACCTGGTTCGAGGTCCTGGCGTCCGCGATCGGCTTCGGCGTGAACTGGCGGAATTTGTCGTGGGTCAGCAGCATGGCGAAGATGGTCTCGGAAAAGACCATGCAGCTCGCGGTGTCGTCGCTGAATTGCGGGTTCTTGACCGCGCCGACGGCCTCGTAGAAGGCGGTCGCGCGCTTGAGGTCGGTCACCGGCAGGTTGACGAAGATCATCTTGGGCATCGGAAGCTCCTTGGCGGGGTTCTGCCCAAGGACGGACGGCCAGGCCGCTATCCGACACCGCTTCCGACAATTTTCTTGACCCCGATCCGCGGGGTCTGTCGTACCGCCCCCGCCCCCTGAAGGGTCTTACTTCTTCTCGTTGGGATCGCGGTGCACCGGGTCGATCCATAGCACGGTCTCG from the Bradyrhizobium sp. WBAH42 genome contains:
- a CDS encoding VOC family protein, which produces MPKMIFVNLPVTDLKRATAFYEAVGAVKNPQFSDDTASCMVFSETIFAMLLTHDKFRQFTPKPIADARTSNQVLFCLSADSRNEVDEIVGKAEAAGGVADPGPKDEYSFMYGRSFEDPDGHMWGVNWMDLAAAPLQPDLANA